The window GAGAGCACGTCGTCAGCGGTTGATTTTGCGCCGAAGTTCTCAGTCATGTTTTTTCCTATATTGTTGGGATGAGGTAGTAACTGCGCGAGTTTCAGCCATTTCAGACCTGGGCCACGCCGCCGTCCGCGAAAACTTCGCTTCCGGTCATGAAGCTGCTGTCGCTGGAAGCAAGGAATGCGGCGACCGCGGCAATCTCGTTGGGATCGCCGACGCGTCCAAGCGGCGTGCCGGCCCTTACCGCGTCCAGCCCTGCCTCTCCCATGATCTCCACGGCTTTCTCCGTCCGCGTCGCCCCGGGCGAAAGCACATTCACGCGGATGCCCGTGCCGTTCAGATCCTGCGCCCAGGTGCGCGCGAAACTGCGGATCGCCGCCTTGGAGGCGCTGTAGAGGCTGAATTGCGGTATCCCCATCGATCCCCCGCTAGAACCGGTCAGGATGATCGAGCCGCCCTCCGACATCAACGGCAGCGCCGTTTGAACCGTAAACAGCAGGCCCTTGACGTTCGTGTCGAAAATCCGGTCGTACTGCTCGGAAGTTATCTGGCCGAGAGGCGCCAACTCCGAAATTCCGACATTGGCCAGCAGAATGTCGAGATCGCCTCGCTCCGCCTTAACTGCTTCAAACAGCCGATTGAGGTCGGTCGCATCAGTTATCGACCCGCATATGGCGCGCGCATTCGGTCCGAGCTGCGCCAGGGCCGCGTCGAGCGTGGCCTTGGTGCGGCCAAAAATGAATACGAACGCGCCTTCGTCGATGAAGCGGTTTGCCGAAGCGAGCCCGATGCCGCTGCCACCGCCCGTCACGACTGCAGTCTTCCCTTCCAGTCTTTTCACGTCCTGCCTCCCGCTTCACAGAAGGCATACTTGGCATCGAACTGACCTATTGACTAGTATGCACCTTTTGGTAAGTATCTATTTATGACCTCAAAACCCTTGCCCGTCCTTGGCTTTACCTGTGGACTCGACACCTCGCTCCGCTTGATCGCGGGCAAGTGGAAACCGCTGATCCTGTATTTCCTACTCCTGGGGCCGAAGCGGTACGGCGAATTGAAGCGAGCGGTGCGCGACGTCAGCGACAAGGTGTTGATCCAACACCTGAAGGAGCTCGAGGCCGACGGCGTCTTGACGCGGACCGACTACAAGGAAGTACCGCCGCGGGTTGATTACTCGCTGACTCCACTAGGCCGAAGCCTCGCCGAGGCGCTCGTCCCGCTTTGCGACTGGGGGACGCAGAACGCGGCCGAAGTCACAGGGGTCTTCGCCGAACGTGAACGCTGACGCCACGCACGAGACCGACGATCGCGGCTTGATCTAGCGCGCTCGGCGGTAGTCGGCAGCGCCTCGGTTGGCGAAGGCGCGATGTCAATCTCCTTCGGTATCGTGACGATAGTCTGCTGCGCCAGGGCTCAGCTTGAAAGGGCAGTCGATCTCAAGCAGTCGTTTTAGGGCTGTGTTCGCATTCTCAGATGACCAGATTAATGACGAACGTAGCTCGGTAGCTGCGTTTCCGAGCGGTAGAAAGATGACGTCGTGCCGTGCGGAAACGCGGGATCGCTCACAACCACTGCAAAACTGTGAATGCCGATTTCCATGATATTGCAACTTCACCGAGGGAGCCGTTCAGGCAGCAAGCTCGGCGATAATTGCTTCGGCCTTCACGAGCTCTTTTGCCTTGACCTCCGGACCGTAGTTGACGCCTTCCACGCGGACGGTGGTGATGTCTGTGAGGCCGATGAAGCCAAGCATGCCCGAGAGGTAGGTTTCCTGGTGATCCAGGAAAGCGATCGGGCTGTCGCCGAGATAATAGCCGCCTCGCGACGATGCGATGAAGACCTTCTTGCCTTTCACCAGGCCTTCGACTCCATTCCCGTCGTATTTGAACGACTTGCCGGCGACGACGACCCGATCGATCCAGGCCTTGAGCTGCGAAGAGACGTTGTAGTTGTACATCGGCGCGCCGACTACGATCATATCGGCCGCAAACAGCTCGTCCATATAGGCGCTGCCGAGAGCGATATCGGCGCCGAGTAAAGCATCGGGGGCGAGCGCGCCCTGCGCGGCGGCCCAATGACGATCGGACAAATGCATCGGCGCGTCGTCCACGAGGTCGCGGTAAACCACTTGAGAGTCCGGATGCAGCTCCCTCAACCGGGCGACAATGCTTGCGGAGACTGTGCGGCTAACCGATGCGTCGCCGAGAATGCTGGAATCAAGGTGTAGGATATTCATGGGAAGACCTCCGGTTGCGCTTGTTAGCGACACAAAGGCAGTCCTTTGCCGCGCTCACGTCACGCATACCTCCCACACGCCGATCTCGGTGAATAGCCGATATATTCCGATGCATCCCATCGGTGAGAGCGATAATATACGACAGACAGTCGTTGATGAAGTTAAGGGGCCTAATCGACCGTTGGCATGGATGCAGAGCAGCGGTTCAAGCGGTCGATAAACCAGCGGCCTGCGGGACCGGGTGGAGCTGACGTTCGATAGATAGCGGACATCGGCACAATAACGCCGCCCGTCGGAACGTCCTGAATGGACAGTTCCACCAGCTTTCCTTCGGCGATGTCGCGTTGGACTGCATGCACGGGCATGCCTCCCCAGCCGAGACCGTTTAACAAAAAGGCATGCTTCGCAAATAGGTCGGCGAGGTGCCAAGTCGACGACGACATCACGCCGAACTCCACACCATCTGATGAGCTTGATCTGTCCGTCAGCACGAGTTGCACATGCTTTGCCAGTTGCTGACGCGGTATCTTCCCCTTGAACAATGCGAGCGGATGATGCCGCGCGGCGACCATGACAATAGGGACGCCGGACAACGGTTCGCCGCCGAGCTCAAAACAATCTGTAGGTAATGTCGCCGCCACACCAACGGTGGCGGTACCGTCGAGAACGCGTTGATGAGTCGCGCCAAGCGCCTCGACAAAAAGCCGGAGCGGAGTGCCAGGGAATAAACTCCTGAACTCATTGGCAGCTACAGTAATAGCGGCGATCGGAAATAGAACGTCCACCACCACCGCAAGCTCGGGCTCAAGGCCCGCCGACATTCCCTTTGCCCGTGCTTTCAT is drawn from Bradyrhizobium prioriisuperbiae and contains these coding sequences:
- a CDS encoding helix-turn-helix domain-containing protein yields the protein MTSKPLPVLGFTCGLDTSLRLIAGKWKPLILYFLLLGPKRYGELKRAVRDVSDKVLIQHLKELEADGVLTRTDYKEVPPRVDYSLTPLGRSLAEALVPLCDWGTQNAAEVTGVFAERER
- a CDS encoding LysR family transcriptional regulator — protein: MLDGVSFDQLRAFIASVDEGSFSAAARKLHRAQSVVSDLVSGLEAQMAVKLFDRSARYPTLTPAGNALLTDARGIIAGVDFMKARAKGMSAGLEPELAVVVDVLFPIAAITVAANEFRSLFPGTPLRLFVEALGATHQRVLDGTATVGVAATLPTDCFELGGEPLSGVPIVMVAARHHPLALFKGKIPRQQLAKHVQLVLTDRSSSSDGVEFGVMSSSTWHLADLFAKHAFLLNGLGWGGMPVHAVQRDIAEGKLVELSIQDVPTGGVIVPMSAIYRTSAPPGPAGRWFIDRLNRCSASMPTVD
- a CDS encoding SDR family NAD(P)-dependent oxidoreductase, producing the protein MKRLEGKTAVVTGGGSGIGLASANRFIDEGAFVFIFGRTKATLDAALAQLGPNARAICGSITDATDLNRLFEAVKAERGDLDILLANVGISELAPLGQITSEQYDRIFDTNVKGLLFTVQTALPLMSEGGSIILTGSSGGSMGIPQFSLYSASKAAIRSFARTWAQDLNGTGIRVNVLSPGATRTEKAVEIMGEAGLDAVRAGTPLGRVGDPNEIAAVAAFLASSDSSFMTGSEVFADGGVAQV
- a CDS encoding FMN-dependent NADH-azoreductase, whose translation is MNILHLDSSILGDASVSRTVSASIVARLRELHPDSQVVYRDLVDDAPMHLSDRHWAAAQGALAPDALLGADIALGSAYMDELFAADMIVVGAPMYNYNVSSQLKAWIDRVVVAGKSFKYDGNGVEGLVKGKKVFIASSRGGYYLGDSPIAFLDHQETYLSGMLGFIGLTDITTVRVEGVNYGPEVKAKELVKAEAIIAELAA